From one Rhopalosiphum padi isolate XX-2018 chromosome 2, ASM2088224v1, whole genome shotgun sequence genomic stretch:
- the LOC132920438 gene encoding transcription factor 15-like: MEFDNGSNDFQIQSNQLNEVPSKKRIRSGANARERDRTQSVNSAFDVLRGMIPIDPPDRKLSKIETLQLATKYISHLSQILTPGGDSEQEHSFYDVCIFCLTNKINS; encoded by the exons ATGGAATTCGATAATGGTTCAAATGACTTTCAGATACAATCGA atcaaTTAAATGAAGTGCCTTCGAAGAAAAGAATCAGATCGGGTGCCAATGCTAGAGAACGAGACCGAACCCAAAG tgTTAACTCAGCATTTGATGTACTACGTGGTATGATACCCATTGATCCTCCAGACCGCAAGCTATCTAAAATAGAAACATTGCAGTTAGCCACAAAATACATTAGTCATCTGTCCCAGATCCTAACTCCTG GGGGAGATAGTGAACAAGAACACAGCTTCTacgatgtatgtatattttgtttaacaaataaaattaattcttga
- the LOC132920434 gene encoding LOW QUALITY PROTEIN: arginine-glutamic acid dipeptide repeats protein (The sequence of the model RefSeq protein was modified relative to this genomic sequence to represent the inferred CDS: deleted 1 base in 1 codon), translating to MGSTQGEIRVGPSHQARLPDFRTAVNNLNGIVGEDREEARWVSGTVRDRDLLVYLRAARSMAAYAGMCDGGSADEGCIAASRDDTTINAFHILHDSGYDPGKALQALVKCPMPKGIDKKWSEEETKKFVKGLRQYGKNFHRIRKDLLPHKDTPELVEYYYLWKKTPGANNNRPHRRRRQGSLRRIRTTRATRPSSAQKDETSTGSRPSPISKETGDGSSGVSEDDGGNTEDDSDSRDNTTLFRCHHCFATSTRDWQNAAIGPKQGNLLCFECRSYNKKYGELPPTPQSPAECPSPTTSDVTVTAESPSRMRTRNKSKETPTKSIQSRSKRSRANTPEISQDIEKKEMSVASPSTDKSKSKGNLSDTPKKRSLDTDGEEESPLKRESNNSESTSSDGYSGNDDEAQVATVASSESINQETEVPDIMQTETQPESEFTPVVIPKEEPIQEQNTESQPDDIMMISADNNSSENVYVKNETNDEPMNVDVPEESQVSINSTDEAEKESVEKLSSYSLQNSQFGTENVAPSDTDVEVKEELTTTTTTSEEISQSHVEQPIQEECMTSPIALTSYSPRRSEAIKPPTPNQSQILVPNFQNSFNDQERIGDKSTLNVPSVPTPVTQSFTTPFYPYNNNQIADKIHMPVYETQLEPQNLKIKQEISDPLQSLKEVKVPGYNGPGAVSQPLQATSSAITVNTDLANMSVETIKKEPELKSPLQVKTHTQTSSAPIFAPPSSIPQPVMHPSQQMSQLSRISPAGGVPPHHPFAAMHPHHPLLHPHSIFAAAAAAHAVLHNPYHPHAHPAYAGYPPYGFPYAPYPIPPPSKRGPDETTTMTAHHHHSVSTSSRLDEEITHHSSSTSVQHLSSSTDKHTLSHSTTSSSQLVQHKLKRGNSPQSGSSHISATLSHTTSSSLSTHGGAGNTGNGSHTHHHQHTHHHQHASSSVHGSSRSLPPQPSAIKGMPHHTPLSLEALRAHTAIHGYMGAMELATGMPPGMEMIKPDQMMSQSTDDGNNEEESSPSPNLHGHTPEPKTDDSECHRSQSAIFLRHWNRGDYNSCCRTDLTFKPVPESKLSRKREERTRRQAEKERDERDKSHSRKNSNNDKHMQAPNEQITKPPSRGSIEALQSPYDRVNSYQHRGAPANTPMYPDTPALRQLSEYARPHAGFSPVSIPRSAPGLGLPPHCIDPMLHYQFNMYPRDRFEYEQMEREKRERELRELREKELNDRLKDEFLKSGSSGPPRIDPHWIELQRRYGGTPGMHPFGLYTSPGAPSQPSTPSNMNPLDRERMDRLAGGPNGNSNQNNSSGGPPGPSAEEANRLALATDPMVRLQLAGISPEYHAHTHAHSHTHLHLHPGQQAAAAAAAAAAADSSASASSPSVYPLGSSGGYPRPNLMPGRDPTLGLHHPSDVLARPFADQVRPFPDQVRPFPDQVAHEHFQRQMMMERERFPHPALMAHEEFIRQQQQREREMKVRALEEAARGRP from the exons ATGGGTTCAACCCAAGGGGAGATTAGAGTTGGGCCATCTCAtcag GCTAGATTACCAGATTTTCGAACAGctgttaacaatttaaatggaATAGTTGGAGAGGATAGAGAAGAAGCTCGTTGGGTATCTGGTACAGTGAGGGATCgtgatttattagtttatttacgtGCAGCTCGTTCCATGGCTGCTTATGCTGGTATGTGTGATGGGGGATCAGCCGATGAAGGTTGTATTGCCGCATCACGTGATGATACTACAATCAATGCTTTTCATATT ctACACGATTCTGGTTATGATCCAGGTAAAGCATTACAGGCACTAGTTAAGTGTCCAATGCCTAAAGGAATTGATAAAAAGTGGTCTGAAGAGGAAACG aaaaaatttgtaaaaggATTAAGGCAATATGGAAAAAATTTCCATAGAATTAGAAAAGATTTACTACCCCATAAAGATACt ccGGAATTAgttgagtattattatttatgg aaaaaaacacCAGGTGCAAACAATAATAGACCACATAGAAGAAGACGACAAGGATCATTAAGGAGAATTAGGACTACTAGAGCTACCAGACCATCAAGTGCTCAAAAAGACGAAACta gtacagGTTCTCGTCCTTCTCCTATTTCAAAAGAAACTG gTGATGGAAGTTCTGGTGTAAGTGAAGATGATGGTGGTAATACAGAAGATGACTCTGATTCCAGGGATAATACTACATTATTTAGATGCCATCATTGTTTTGCCACAA gcACTAGAGATTGGCAAAATGCAGCTATTGGACCTAAACAAGGCAATTTATTGTGTTTTGAATGTCGAagttacaacaaaaaatatggcGAATTACCACCTACACCTCAATCACCTGCCGAGTGTCCTAGTCCAACTACTTCTGATGTTACTGTTACAGCTGAATCGCCAAGTAGAATGCGTACTCGTAATAAATCAAAAGaaacg CCTACGAAAAGTATTCAAAGTAGATCAAAACGTAGCAGAGCAAATACACCAGAAATCAGTcaagatattgaaaaaaaagaaatgtctGTGGCATCTCCCTCAACTGATAAATCTAAATCTAAG GGAAATTTGAGTGATACTCCAAAAAAACGATCTTTAGATACTGATGGTGAAGAAGAAAGTCCACTGAAACGTGAATCAAACAATTCTGAAAGCACTAGTTCAGATGGATATTCTGGTAATGATGATGAAGCTCAAGTTGCTACTGTAGCATCAAGCGAATCTATAAATCAAGAAACAGAAGTACCTGACATAATGCAAACAGAAACACAACCTGAATCTGAATTTACTCCTGTTGTTATTCCTAAAGAGGAACCTATTCAAGAACAAAACACAGAATCTCAACCTGATGATATAATGATGATTTCAGctgataataatagtagtgaAAATGTATACGTTAAAAATGAAACCAATGATGAGCCCATGAATGTTGATGTGCCAGAAGAATCTCAAGTGTCAATAAATTCAACTGATGAAGCGGAAAAAGAATCTGTAGAAAAACTATCTTCATACTCGTTGCAAAATTCTCAGTTTGGCACTGAAAATGTAGCACCTTCAGATACCGATGTTGAAGTCAAAGAAGAATTAACTACTACTACAACTACTTCAGAAGAGATTTCTCAATCACATGTTGAACAGCCAATTCAAGAAGAATGTATGACTTCACCAATTGCTTTAACTTCTTATTCACCTAGACGTTCTGAAGCAATAAAACCACCCACTCCTAACCAATCTCAAATACTTGTACCTAATTTTCAAAACTCTTTTAACGATCAAGAAAGAATTGGAGATAAGTCAACGTTAAATGTGCCTTCTGTTCCTACACCTGTGACACAATCTTTTACTACTCCATTTTATCcatataacaataatcaaaTAGCAGATAAAATACATATGCCTGTGTATGAAACACAGTTGGAacctcaaaatttaaaaataaaacaagaaatatCAGATCCTTTACAATCTTTAAAAGAAGTAAAAGTACCAGGTTACAATGGTCCTGGTGCAGTTTCACAACCATTACAAGCAACAAGCTCTGCAATTACTGTTAATACAGATTTAGCTAATATGTCAGTTGAAACTATTAAAAAGGAACCAGAACTAAAATCTCCATTGCAAGTCAAAACACATACCCAAACCTCATCAGCACCAATATTTGCTCCACCATCATCTATTCCTCAACCCGTAATGCATCCTTCACAACAAATGTCACAATTAAGTCGAATATCTCCTGCGGGTGGAGTCCCACCCCATCATCCTTTTGCTGCTATGCATCCACACCATCCTTTATTACACCCTCATTCAATATTTGCAGCTGCTGCAGCAGCACATGCAGTTCTGCATAATCCTTATCATCCTCATGCTCATCCTGCGTATGCGGGATATCCACCATATGGGTTTCCATATGCACCTTATCCTATTCCTCCACCAAGCAAGCGAGGTCCTGATGAAACGACAACAATGACAGCTCATCATCACCATTCAGTTAGTACCAGCAGTCGCCTAGATGAAGAAATTACTCATCATTCTAGCTCAACATCAGTTCAACATCTTTCAAGTTCTACAGATAAACATACTTTATCCCATTCAACCACTTCATCTTCTCAGTTGGTACAACACAAGTTAAAAAGAGGAAATAGTCCTCAATCGGGCTCAAGTCATATATCAGCAACTCTATCACACACTACGTCTTCATCATTATCTACTCATGGTGGCGCTGGTAATACAGGAAATGGTAGTCATACACATCATCATCAGCATACTCATCACCATCAACATGCGTCATCATCTGTTcatg gATCAAGTCGAAGTTTACCTCCCCAACCAAGTGCTATTAAAGGTATGCCACATCACACACCATTATCTTTGGAAGCTTTGAGAGCTCATACAGCAATACATG GTTATATGGGAGCTATGGAATTAGCAACAGGAATGCCACCTGGAATGGAAATGATAAAACCTGATCAAATGATGAGTCAAAGTACCGATGATGGTAACAATGAAGAAGAGAGTTCACCAAGTCCTAATTTACATGGACATACTCCTGAACCTAAAACTGATGATAGTGAATGTCATCGTAGTCAAAGTGCAat atttttgagGCATTGGAACAGAGGTGATTATAATTCCTGTTGCCGTACTGATCTTACATTTAAACCAGTTCCTGAGTCCAAACTAAGTAGAAAGCGTGAAGAACGAACTAGGCGACAAGCTGAGAAGGAACGTGATGAACGAGATAAATCTCATTca aggaAAAATTCAAACAATGATAAACATATGCAAGCCCCTAATGAACAGATAACTAAGCCACCTTCTCGTGGTAGCATTGAAGCACTTCAATCACCATATGATAGGGTTAATAGTTATCAACACAGAGGTGCACCAGCAAACACTCCAATGTATCCAGACACTCCTGCATTACGACAGttaag tGAATATGCACGGCCACATGCTGGTTTTTCACCAGTGTCCATACCACGGTCAGCGCCAGGATTAGGTTTGCCACCACATTGCATTGATCCAATGTTACATTATCAATTTAACATGTATCCACGAGACag atttgaaTATGAACAAATGGAACGTGAAAAACGTGAAAGGGAATTGAGAGAACTTCGTGAAAAAGAATTGAATGATAGACTTAAAGATGAATTTTTAAAGTCTGGATCATCTGGTCCTCCCAGAATTGACCCACATTGGATTGAACTTCAGCGTCGCTATGGGGGAACACCTGGTATGCATCCATTTGGTTTGTATACTTCCCCTGGAGCTCCTAGTCAGCCTAGTACTCCTAGTAACATGAATCCATTAGATCGAGAACGTATGGATAGActag ctgGTGGGCCAAATGGAAATTCAAACCAAAATAATTCTAGTGGCGGTCCTCCTGGCCCATCTGCTGAAGAAGCAAATCGTCTAGCATTAGCAACAGATCCTATGGTCAGATTGCAGTTGGCTGGAATTTCACCCGAATACCATGCACATACACATGCACACTCTCATACTCATCTACATTTACATCCAGGACAACAAgcagctgctgctgctgctgcagctGCAGCTGCTGATAGCTCAGCTTCTGCTTCTTCACCTTCAGTTTATCCACTTGGTt cttCTGGCGGTTATCCTCGTCCAAATCTTATGCCTGGTCGTGATCCTACTTTAGGACTTCATCATCCCAGTGATGTTTTAGCCAGGCCATTTGCAGATCAAGTAAGACCGTTTCCAGATCAAGTTAGACCATTTCCTGATCAA gtcGCACATGAACATTTTCAAAGACAAATGATGATGGAACGTGAACGTTTTCCACATCCAGCTTTAATGGCTCATGAAGaatttattag GCAACAACAACAAAGAGAGCGAGAAATGAAAGTTCGTGCACTTGAAGAAGCTGCACGAGGAAGGCCATAA
- the LOC132920436 gene encoding isocitrate dehydrogenase [NADP] cytoplasmic codes for MAKISAGPVVDILGDEMTRIIWDLIKEKLILPFLDIELHVYDLGMENRDLTNDQVTLDCAEAIKKYNVGIKCATITPDEKRVEEFKLKKMWKSPNGTIRNVLGGTVFREAIICKNIPRLVTGWEKPIIIGRHAHADQYKATDFIVPGAGKLTLTWTSNDGKDKIEEVVNDFKGAGVALGMFNTDASIIDFAHSSFKFALSRELPLYLSTKNTILKKYDGRFKDIFQEIYDTQYKPLYEAKGIWYEHRLIDDMVAYAMKSEGGFVWACKNYDGDVQSDSIAQGYGSLGLMTSVLICPDGKTVESEAAHGTVTRHYRMHQQGKETSTNPIASIFAWTRGLLHRAKLDNNQKLENFANKLEEVCIETMEAGFMTKDLAICIKGMNGVQRSDYLNTFEFLDKLAENLKLKLNLSCK; via the exons ATGGCGAAAATCAGTGCTGGACCTGTTGTTGACATTTTGGGCGATGAGATGACCCGTATCATCTGGGATTTGATCAAGGAAAAACTCATCCTGCCATTTTTGGACATCGAACTCCATGTTTATGACTTGGGCATGGAAAACCGAGACTTAACTAATGATCAAGTGACATTAGACTGTGCTGAAGCCATTAAGAAATATAATGTCGGAATTAAATGCGCTACAATCACGCCCGACGAAAAACGAGTCGAAGAATTCAAGCTGAAGAAAATGTGGAAAAGCCCCAACGGTACAATTAGGAACGTTCTTGGTGGTACAGTATTCAGGGAAGCCATAATATGCAAGAACATTCCTAGGCTGGTTACTGGATGGGAAAAACCAATTATAATCGGAAGACATGCTCATGCTGACCAATATAAGGCTACAGATTTCATTGTTCCTGGAGCTGGCAAACTTACATTGACATGGACCTCTAATGATG GTAAAGATAAAATTGAAGAAGTCGTCAACGATTTCAAAGGTGCGGGAGTAGCATTAGGAATGTTTAACACAGATGCATCTATTATTGATTTTGCACATTCTTCTTTCAAGTTTGCTTTATCAAGGGAACTTCCATTATATTTGAGTACTAAAAATaccatcttaaaaaaatatgatggtCGTTTTAAAGACATTTTCCAAGAAATTTATGATACACAATACAAACCATTGTATGAAGCTAAAGGTATTTGGTATGAACATAGATTAATTGACGACATGGTGGCCTATGCTATGAAATCTGAAGGAGGATTTGTGTGGGCGTGTAAAAATTATGATGGTGATGTTCAATCTGATTCTATTGCCCAGGGTTATGGATCATTGGGTTTAATGACATCTGTGTTGATTTGCCCTGATGGTAAAACTGTTGAATCAGAAGCTGCTCATGGCACTGTCACAAGACATTATCGTATGCATCAACAAGGTAAAGAAACGTCTACTAATCCAATTGCATCCATCTTTGCATGGACAAGAGGATTGTTGCATAGAGCTAAATTGGATAACAatcaaaaattggaaaattttgCCAACAAATTGGAAGAAGTTTGCATTGAAACAATGGAAGCAGGATTCATGACTAAAGATTTGGCCATTTGCATTAAAGGAATGAATGGTGTTCAAAGATCTGATTATCTGAACACATTTGAATTTTTGGACAAATTGGCTGAAAATttgaaacttaaattaaatctcTCATGCAAATAG